A genome region from Stenotrophomonas maltophilia includes the following:
- the queD gene encoding 6-carboxytetrahydropterin synthase QueD, with product MEIFKVFMLEAAHRLPNVPPGHKCARLHGHSFRVELKVEGKPGAQTGWIMDFGDVKAAFQPIYDRLDHHYLNDIPGLENPTSENLAVWIWNELKPSLPALSEITVHETCTSGCRYRGPTV from the coding sequence ATGGAAATCTTCAAAGTCTTCATGCTCGAGGCGGCGCACCGCCTCCCCAACGTGCCGCCGGGGCACAAGTGCGCGCGCCTGCACGGCCACTCGTTCCGGGTGGAACTGAAGGTCGAGGGCAAGCCCGGTGCGCAGACCGGCTGGATCATGGACTTCGGCGACGTGAAGGCGGCCTTCCAGCCGATCTACGACCGCCTGGACCACCACTACCTCAATGACATTCCCGGCCTGGAGAACCCCACCAGCGAGAACCTGGCAGTGTGGATCTGGAATGAACTCAAGCCCAGCCTGCCGGCGCTGAGCGAGATCACCGTGCACGAAACCTGCACCTCGGGCTGCCGCTACCGCGGCCCTACCGTCTGA
- a CDS encoding winged helix-turn-helix domain-containing protein, translating to MLDIVLVEDDARLGTMVSDYLQRHGYQVAHERSGERAVTRILAEKPALVLLDVGLPDQDGFEVCRQIRPHYDGIICVLTARTDNIDQVLGLELGADDYIGKPIEPRVLLARLRAHLRRHRRVEPRDGSLRFGELNIDPSTRNVHLQGALLELTTAEFDLLFLLASNAGQILDRDALLRGLRGIAFDGLDRSIDARISRLRRKLGDNPEQPERIKTVRGRGYLFSRSAWG from the coding sequence ATGCTGGATATCGTACTGGTCGAAGACGATGCCCGCCTGGGTACGATGGTCAGCGACTATCTGCAGCGGCATGGCTACCAGGTGGCTCACGAGCGCAGCGGTGAGCGTGCGGTGACCCGGATCCTGGCCGAGAAGCCGGCTCTGGTCCTGCTCGATGTCGGCCTGCCCGACCAGGATGGTTTCGAAGTGTGTCGGCAGATCCGGCCCCACTATGACGGCATCATCTGCGTGCTGACCGCCCGCACCGACAACATCGACCAGGTGCTGGGACTGGAACTGGGCGCCGACGATTACATCGGCAAGCCGATCGAACCACGGGTGCTGCTGGCCCGCCTGCGCGCCCACCTGCGCCGCCACCGCCGGGTCGAGCCGCGCGACGGCAGCCTGCGCTTCGGCGAGCTGAACATCGACCCGTCCACCCGCAACGTGCACCTGCAGGGCGCCCTGCTGGAACTGACCACCGCCGAGTTCGACCTGCTGTTCCTGCTGGCCAGCAACGCGGGGCAGATCCTCGACCGCGACGCGCTGCTGCGCGGCCTGCGCGGGATCGCTTTCGACGGCCTGGACCGCTCGATCGATGCCCGCATCTCGCGCCTGCGCCGCAAGCTGGGCGACAACCCGGAGCAGCCGGAACGGATCAAGACCGTGCGGGGCCGCGGCTACCTGTTCAGCCGATCGGCATGGGGATGA
- the asnB gene encoding asparagine synthase (glutamine-hydrolyzing), with product MSGVVGAWLPPAEDEHLLQQLAPMLRALQQRGRGRIGYWTDAEAGLALGHCRAPTDTPLQPLSSDCGRYVLCLDGRLYNRADLQSQLRDLPRSCSDARLLLQAIVEWGVERALSRIEGAFGFSVWDRESRKLWLARDPVGERPLYYGWYQGQFLFASELKALQAFAGFAPSIDQDALSLLLRHDYVPAPHTIYRGIHKLVAGAMLRIDLNDHAAGGSSQAAQGGSRYWCAREAMQSALQEPLQPEPSLEQATDQLEAVLQKAIAARMHSPLACGAFLSGGTDSSLVTAMMQAQSTLPIEAWTVGFDDPGHDESDWASQVARHLGVQHHLHRMDARQGLDLLQRLPQVWCEPFADASQLPTLLASELLGARKPVALTGDGGDELFFGHPSYGRALRNARLCGGLPDWVRDLARRSGNRMNVERGRLGGWRALVAEVAANDVEGHYLQRVTRWRQPAQVVLGAREPMTIFQQQDTALPAEARIQLLDFRMDLAEGILAKVDRAGMAAGVETRAPLLDMEVVRLAWRLPQHLKYHDGEHKLILKHLLARYLPEPLVYRPKRGFGPPMARWLAGPLRDWAEALLDPQLLRNQGCFDAARVRGIWEAFLRGERKWHTHLWNVLMFQAWHQHWHGNRGR from the coding sequence ATGAGCGGCGTGGTCGGGGCCTGGCTGCCGCCCGCCGAGGACGAACACCTGCTGCAGCAGCTGGCGCCGATGCTGCGCGCCCTGCAGCAGCGCGGCCGTGGCCGCATCGGCTACTGGACCGACGCCGAGGCCGGCCTGGCGCTGGGCCATTGCCGGGCGCCCACCGATACGCCGTTGCAGCCCCTGAGTTCGGACTGTGGTCGTTACGTGCTGTGCCTGGATGGCCGGTTGTACAACCGGGCCGACCTGCAGTCGCAGCTGCGCGATCTGCCGCGCAGCTGCAGCGATGCCCGGCTGCTGCTGCAGGCGATCGTCGAATGGGGCGTGGAGCGGGCGCTCTCCCGCATCGAGGGCGCATTCGGTTTCAGCGTATGGGACCGCGAGTCGCGCAAGCTGTGGCTGGCCCGCGACCCGGTCGGCGAGCGACCGCTGTATTACGGCTGGTACCAGGGCCAGTTCCTGTTCGCCTCCGAGCTGAAGGCGCTGCAGGCCTTCGCCGGTTTCGCGCCGAGCATCGACCAGGATGCGCTGAGCCTGCTGCTGCGCCATGACTATGTGCCGGCACCACACACCATCTACCGCGGCATCCACAAGCTGGTGGCAGGCGCGATGCTGCGCATCGATCTGAATGACCATGCGGCTGGCGGTTCCAGCCAGGCCGCACAGGGCGGCTCACGCTACTGGTGCGCACGCGAAGCGATGCAGAGCGCACTGCAGGAACCACTGCAGCCGGAACCCAGCCTGGAGCAGGCCACCGACCAGCTGGAAGCGGTACTGCAGAAGGCCATTGCCGCACGCATGCACTCGCCGCTGGCCTGCGGCGCGTTCCTGTCCGGTGGCACCGATTCTTCATTGGTAACCGCAATGATGCAGGCGCAGTCGACCCTGCCGATCGAAGCCTGGACGGTCGGTTTCGACGATCCCGGCCATGATGAGAGCGACTGGGCCTCGCAGGTCGCGCGCCACCTGGGCGTGCAGCATCACCTGCACCGCATGGACGCGCGCCAGGGCCTGGACCTGCTGCAGCGCCTGCCGCAGGTCTGGTGCGAGCCGTTCGCCGATGCCTCGCAGCTGCCGACCCTGCTCGCCAGCGAACTGCTGGGCGCTCGCAAGCCGGTTGCACTGACCGGTGATGGTGGCGATGAACTGTTCTTCGGTCACCCCAGCTACGGCCGCGCGCTGCGCAATGCACGCCTGTGCGGTGGCCTGCCGGACTGGGTGCGTGACCTGGCACGGCGCAGCGGCAACCGCATGAACGTGGAGCGTGGCCGCCTCGGCGGCTGGCGTGCGCTGGTGGCCGAGGTCGCTGCCAACGACGTGGAAGGCCACTACCTGCAGCGCGTGACGCGCTGGCGGCAGCCGGCGCAGGTGGTGCTGGGCGCACGCGAGCCGATGACGATCTTCCAGCAGCAGGACACCGCGCTGCCGGCCGAGGCGCGCATCCAGCTGCTGGATTTCCGCATGGACCTGGCCGAAGGCATTCTCGCCAAGGTCGATCGTGCCGGCATGGCGGCGGGTGTGGAAACGCGTGCACCGCTGCTGGACATGGAGGTGGTGCGGTTGGCCTGGCGCCTGCCGCAGCACCTGAAGTACCACGATGGCGAGCACAAGCTGATCCTCAAGCACCTGCTGGCGCGCTACCTGCCCGAACCGCTGGTGTATCGCCCCAAGCGCGGCTTCGGGCCGCCGATGGCGCGCTGGTTGGCCGGCCCGCTGCGCGATTGGGCGGAGGCGCTGCTGGACCCGCAGCTGCTGCGCAACCAGGGCTGCTTCGATGCGGCGCGGGTGCGCGGTATCTGGGAGGCGTTCCTGCGCGGTGAGCGCAAGTGGCACACGCACCTGTGGAACGTGCTGATGTTCCAGGCGTGGCACCAGCATTGGCACGGTAATCGCGGGCGCTGA
- a CDS encoding phasin family protein: MAAAFSDRFSDATRQLAAAATRANRLALENAESMFGVQLKVMERNLTATGGWLGELARGEDAAGTLSKGAQLWQDNLQRLGQAQQDMVGLGLQASKAWSELAQGYNASTADANSH; the protein is encoded by the coding sequence ATGGCCGCCGCCTTCAGCGATCGCTTCAGTGATGCCACCCGCCAGCTCGCAGCCGCGGCAACGCGCGCGAACCGGTTGGCGTTGGAGAACGCGGAAAGCATGTTCGGCGTGCAGCTGAAGGTGATGGAGCGCAACCTGACCGCGACCGGCGGCTGGCTGGGTGAACTGGCCCGCGGCGAAGATGCGGCCGGGACGCTCTCCAAGGGCGCGCAACTGTGGCAGGACAACCTGCAACGACTGGGCCAGGCCCAGCAGGACATGGTCGGTCTCGGCCTGCAGGCCAGCAAGGCCTGGTCCGAACTGGCGCAGGGTTACAACGCATCAACCGCGGACGCGAACAGTCACTGA